The proteins below come from a single Roseiflexus sp. RS-1 genomic window:
- the accC gene encoding acetyl-CoA carboxylase biotin carboxylase subunit: MFNKVLIANRGEIAVRIVRACHELGVRAVVAYSEADKYSLAVRLADEAVCIGPAASARSYLNPSALISAALMTGCEAIHPGYGFLSENPYFAEICAEYKLTFIGPDAHAIRMMGDKALGRKTMRDAGVPTVPGSRGELRTLEEAVEVAHQIGYPVLLKPSGGGGGRGMRVAQNEQELIKAYPTSKAEAEAAFGNGALLMEKYLPQVRHVEIQVLADRYGHAIHLGERDCSSQRRHQKIVEEAPSPAVTPELRERMGEAALKGVRAINYVNAGTMEFLLDPDGNFYFIEMNTRIQVEHPVTEMVTGIDLVKWQLRIAAGEPLTIKQSDVVMRGHAIEARINAEDPDRDFMPSGGEIEYYLPPGGPGVRVDSHLYAGYAPPGYYDSLLAKLIVWGADRNEALVRLERALREFVITGIHTTIPFTLAMLEDPPFREGRISTRYVPDLVQRIKESKLE; this comes from the coding sequence ATGTTCAACAAAGTGCTCATCGCCAACCGTGGCGAAATTGCGGTTCGTATCGTTCGCGCCTGTCACGAACTTGGCGTGCGAGCCGTTGTAGCGTACAGCGAAGCCGACAAATATTCGCTTGCTGTGCGCCTGGCTGACGAAGCCGTCTGTATCGGTCCCGCTGCATCGGCGCGTTCCTACCTCAATCCATCGGCGCTCATCAGCGCAGCGTTGATGACCGGGTGCGAAGCGATCCATCCCGGCTACGGCTTTCTTTCCGAAAATCCGTACTTCGCTGAAATCTGCGCGGAGTACAAACTCACGTTTATCGGACCTGACGCCCACGCCATCCGGATGATGGGAGACAAGGCGCTGGGCAGGAAAACCATGCGCGATGCAGGGGTCCCAACCGTGCCGGGATCACGCGGCGAACTGCGCACCCTCGAAGAAGCGGTCGAGGTTGCGCATCAGATCGGCTACCCGGTGCTGCTCAAACCATCGGGCGGCGGCGGCGGGCGCGGGATGCGCGTTGCGCAGAATGAACAGGAGTTGATCAAAGCCTACCCGACATCAAAAGCCGAGGCGGAGGCGGCGTTCGGCAATGGCGCCCTGCTGATGGAAAAATACCTGCCGCAGGTGCGCCACGTCGAAATTCAGGTGCTGGCAGACCGGTACGGTCACGCGATTCACCTCGGCGAACGCGATTGCTCGTCGCAGCGCCGCCACCAGAAGATTGTCGAAGAGGCGCCTTCGCCCGCCGTGACGCCCGAATTGCGGGAGCGCATGGGCGAAGCAGCGCTCAAAGGCGTCCGTGCCATCAATTATGTCAATGCAGGAACCATGGAGTTCCTGCTCGATCCGGACGGCAACTTCTACTTCATCGAGATGAATACACGCATCCAGGTCGAGCATCCGGTCACCGAAATGGTCACCGGCATCGACCTGGTCAAATGGCAGTTGCGCATTGCGGCTGGCGAACCGTTGACGATCAAGCAGTCGGACGTGGTGATGCGCGGGCACGCTATCGAAGCGCGCATCAACGCTGAAGACCCTGACCGCGACTTTATGCCGTCGGGTGGAGAGATCGAGTACTACCTGCCGCCCGGCGGACCGGGGGTGCGTGTCGATTCGCACCTGTACGCCGGGTATGCTCCACCCGGCTATTACGACTCGCTCCTGGCGAAACTGATCGTGTGGGGCGCCGATCGGAACGAAGCGCTCGTTCGCCTTGAACGCGCGCTGCGTGAATTTGTGATTACCGGCATTCATACCACCATTCCATTCACGCTGGCGATGCTCGAAGATCCACCGTTCCGCGAAGGCCGAATCTCGACGCGGTACGTTCCAGATCTGGTACAGCGTATCAAGGAGAGCAAACTGGAGTAG
- a CDS encoding aldehyde dehydrogenase family protein, whose protein sequence is MSNKIIAPGVEWAHLLEQAQTLVPEAFSHEGHPLNLIGGEWCCPGHPKLFLSPVDGTALGYYPMIDLDTARHAVATSAAEFGAWSTTDLAERQQRVDACVHLLRQHRELIGRLLMWEIGKPYAQAMTDVDRCISGVEWYVEQIPSMLEGRTPLGLISNIASWNYPLSVLVHAMLVQTLAGNPVIAKTPSDGGLFALTVSLALARRCGLPVSLVSGSGGKLSEALVRGPEIACLAFVGGKTNGRDIAASLYDREKRYMLEMEGINAYGIWQFTQWDLLAKQLRRGFDYGKQRCTAYVRFVVQRQLFPQFLDMYLPVLKSLRIGNPTLVDHPEAPLPTLDFGPLINSRKVDELQVLISEAIGGGAISLYQGTLCADDFLPNQDISAYMAPVSLLNVPRSARLYHNEPFGPVDTIVVVDSVEELINEMNVSNGCLVASVACDNQRLAQQIAAEVRAFKVGINTIRSRGDRDEVFGGIGQSWKGCFVGGKYLVQAVTVGPPGERLYGNFPDYTLLPEKR, encoded by the coding sequence ATGAGCAACAAGATCATCGCCCCCGGCGTGGAATGGGCACACCTGCTGGAACAGGCACAGACCCTCGTTCCTGAAGCATTCAGCCACGAAGGACATCCGCTCAACCTGATCGGCGGCGAGTGGTGCTGTCCTGGTCATCCCAAACTGTTCCTCTCACCCGTTGATGGCACGGCTCTCGGCTACTATCCGATGATCGACCTCGACACCGCCCGTCATGCCGTTGCCACATCTGCCGCCGAATTCGGCGCCTGGTCGACAACTGACCTTGCTGAACGCCAGCAGCGCGTCGATGCATGCGTCCACCTGCTGCGTCAACATCGTGAACTCATCGGACGACTGCTGATGTGGGAGATCGGGAAACCCTATGCTCAGGCAATGACCGATGTTGATCGCTGTATCAGCGGCGTCGAGTGGTATGTCGAGCAGATTCCATCCATGCTGGAAGGACGCACGCCGCTTGGATTGATCTCAAACATCGCTTCCTGGAACTACCCGCTGTCGGTGCTGGTGCACGCCATGCTGGTGCAGACGCTGGCAGGCAATCCGGTGATCGCCAAAACGCCCAGCGATGGCGGATTGTTTGCACTGACCGTATCACTGGCGCTGGCGCGACGCTGCGGACTGCCGGTCTCGCTGGTGAGCGGCTCCGGCGGGAAGCTTTCCGAAGCGCTGGTGCGCGGACCGGAGATCGCCTGCCTGGCATTCGTCGGCGGCAAAACCAACGGACGCGACATCGCCGCCAGCCTGTACGACCGCGAGAAGCGCTACATGCTCGAGATGGAAGGCATCAACGCCTACGGCATCTGGCAGTTCACGCAGTGGGATCTGCTGGCGAAACAGTTGCGCCGCGGCTTCGATTACGGTAAACAGCGTTGCACTGCTTATGTTCGTTTTGTGGTTCAGCGTCAACTCTTCCCGCAGTTCCTCGATATGTACCTGCCGGTGCTCAAATCGTTGCGCATCGGCAATCCAACCCTGGTCGATCATCCAGAGGCGCCGCTGCCCACGCTCGACTTTGGACCGCTGATCAACAGCCGCAAGGTTGATGAACTTCAGGTGCTGATCAGCGAAGCGATCGGCGGCGGTGCGATCAGTCTGTATCAGGGAACCCTCTGTGCAGACGATTTCCTGCCGAACCAGGATATTTCCGCCTATATGGCGCCTGTTTCGCTGCTGAATGTTCCGCGCAGCGCGCGTCTGTACCACAATGAGCCGTTCGGTCCGGTCGACACGATTGTGGTGGTTGATAGCGTGGAAGAGTTGATCAACGAGATGAACGTCTCCAACGGCTGCCTGGTGGCGTCGGTCGCCTGCGACAATCAGCGTCTGGCACAGCAGATCGCTGCCGAAGTGCGCGCCTTCAAGGTCGGCATCAACACCATCCGCTCACGCGGCGATCGGGACGAAGTGTTCGGCGGCATCGGGCAAAGCTGGAAGGGATGCTTCGTCGGCGGTAAGTATCTGGTGCAGGCAGTCACTGTCGGTCCTCCTGGCGAGCGGTTGTACGGCAACTTCCCCGATTACACGCTGCTGCCGGAGAAGCGGTGA
- the acuI gene encoding acrylyl-CoA reductase (NADPH) encodes MSQDTFKALVLTQENGAIHAEFRQLTNDDLPQGDVLVQVVYSSLNYKDGLNVTGKGKISRFFPMVPGIDLAGTVIESSSPEYHPGDPVVLTGWGIGERHWGGYAQHARVKSEWLVPLPHGMTLLHSMAIGTAGFTAMLAVMALEEAGIQPREREVLVTGASGGVGSIATALLAQRGYRVAASTGRTETHDYLRELGAATIIPRSELATPGRPLESERWAGAVDTVGGDVLARVLSATATGGAVAACGNAGGASLTTTVFPFILRGVRLIGIDSVTCPAARRRTAWERLARELPVDLLDRISRVEPLSRVKELCDEIVAGQVRGRIVIDVNT; translated from the coding sequence ATGAGTCAGGATACGTTCAAAGCCCTTGTGCTGACCCAGGAAAATGGCGCGATCCATGCTGAGTTTCGCCAACTGACGAACGATGATCTGCCGCAGGGAGATGTGCTGGTCCAGGTCGTTTATTCCAGCCTCAACTACAAGGATGGTTTAAACGTAACCGGCAAGGGGAAGATTTCACGCTTCTTTCCGATGGTCCCCGGCATCGACCTGGCAGGTACGGTGATTGAGTCCTCCAGCCCGGAGTACCATCCTGGCGATCCGGTTGTCCTCACCGGATGGGGCATCGGCGAACGTCACTGGGGCGGGTACGCGCAGCACGCGCGCGTCAAATCGGAATGGCTGGTTCCTCTGCCGCATGGTATGACCCTGCTGCACTCGATGGCAATCGGCACTGCCGGGTTTACCGCTATGCTGGCGGTGATGGCGCTCGAAGAGGCGGGCATTCAACCGAGAGAGCGCGAGGTGCTGGTCACCGGCGCATCCGGCGGCGTCGGGAGCATCGCCACAGCACTCCTGGCGCAGCGCGGCTATCGCGTCGCCGCTTCCACCGGTCGCACCGAGACCCACGACTATCTGCGTGAACTCGGCGCTGCGACGATCATCCCGCGCAGCGAACTGGCAACGCCAGGACGTCCGCTCGAATCGGAGCGCTGGGCTGGCGCCGTCGATACGGTCGGCGGCGACGTGCTGGCGCGCGTGCTCAGCGCCACCGCAACCGGCGGCGCAGTGGCGGCATGCGGCAATGCTGGCGGCGCCAGTTTGACCACCACCGTGTTTCCGTTTATCCTGCGCGGTGTGCGTCTGATCGGCATCGACTCGGTTACGTGTCCGGCGGCTCGTCGCCGCACCGCGTGGGAACGCCTGGCGCGCGAACTTCCGGTCGATCTGCTCGACCGGATCAGTCGCGTCGAACCGCTCAGCCGGGTGAAGGAACTGTGTGATGAGATCGTCGCCGGTCAGGTGCGCGGGCGTATCGTTATTGATGTCAATACCTGA
- a CDS encoding S41 family peptidase encodes MKHGSMGRAVALAVIALALAACGVAPMGSPPAAALPVEGATAVRPPAVSPPAATSAPAPTPSPAPRSSAGGVEVITGEFEYTNDIITVYYVEHAVGLVDLYGFVTRDEEWELPVDSQVLGPLTIDTDQQRGTFRLLLPARPAGTMVDVDNDGQRNAGVQVFVVAYWPNLYGGPFSEGDDRSFGWPAYLASTINDPENNDEVTGGKLVVWSPDDAQQFPTDFGPDGLLFTDDDPVGSLPAGYSVIDLDRRPFAIERDREVRITLYEPPDAAIKDFSDLSYTKAFDAMFNRVRVEYAFNGIPGKAPDWDALYAELAPRVAEAERRADRRAFFDVLFDFAYAFRDGHVGVSSPLSGALFRERASGGYGFAIRELDDGRALVMFVTRNGPADRAGMQVGAELLAFNGTPVKEAIAAVEPLGGPFSTDFALRYQQARYLLRAPVGTSAQVTFANPRSAPQTVTLRAVEERDSFLATSIYEERNPAALPVEFEQRPSGVGYIRINANYDDLNLLIRLFERALKTFDDLDVPGIIIDMRQNNGGAPLGLAGFLTDQEIIIGQDEYYSERTGRFEPEGPVDKILPNQNQYRFDKIALLVGQACFSACEYESYGFSRVPGVIVVGETPTAGVYAEVSRGQYVLPDGIFLQVPTGRTLLPDGTPLLEGVGVVPTIRVPVTAETVLSDRDVVLERAEREIVGR; translated from the coding sequence ATGAAACACGGCTCTATGGGGCGCGCGGTAGCGCTGGCAGTTATCGCACTGGCGCTTGCCGCCTGTGGTGTCGCACCGATGGGGTCGCCACCGGCGGCTGCACTCCCGGTGGAAGGTGCAACCGCTGTCAGGCCGCCTGCCGTTTCACCGCCTGCGGCGACGTCGGCGCCGGCGCCAACTCCTTCGCCTGCGCCGCGCTCATCGGCGGGCGGCGTCGAGGTGATCACCGGCGAATTCGAGTATACCAACGACATCATCACCGTCTACTACGTGGAACATGCGGTCGGGCTGGTCGATCTCTACGGGTTCGTCACCCGCGATGAGGAGTGGGAACTGCCGGTTGACAGTCAGGTGTTGGGACCTCTGACGATCGATACGGATCAACAGCGCGGTACATTCCGTCTGTTGCTTCCCGCGCGCCCTGCCGGGACGATGGTCGATGTCGATAATGACGGTCAGCGTAATGCTGGCGTGCAGGTGTTTGTGGTGGCGTACTGGCCCAACCTGTACGGCGGTCCGTTTTCCGAAGGGGATGATCGCAGTTTTGGCTGGCCCGCCTATCTTGCTTCGACGATCAATGATCCGGAGAATAACGATGAAGTGACCGGCGGCAAACTGGTGGTGTGGTCGCCGGACGATGCGCAGCAGTTTCCGACAGATTTCGGTCCTGATGGGTTGCTGTTCACCGATGACGATCCGGTTGGTTCGCTTCCCGCCGGGTATTCGGTGATCGATCTTGATCGGCGACCGTTTGCCATCGAGCGCGACCGCGAGGTGCGGATCACGCTGTATGAGCCGCCGGATGCAGCGATCAAGGATTTCTCCGATCTGTCGTATACGAAGGCGTTCGATGCGATGTTCAACAGGGTGCGTGTGGAGTACGCCTTCAACGGCATTCCTGGCAAAGCGCCGGATTGGGATGCGCTCTACGCCGAACTGGCGCCGCGCGTGGCTGAGGCGGAGCGTCGGGCGGATCGCAGGGCGTTTTTTGACGTGCTGTTCGATTTTGCGTATGCCTTCCGCGATGGGCATGTCGGCGTCAGTTCGCCGCTGTCCGGCGCGCTGTTCCGTGAACGGGCGTCCGGCGGGTACGGTTTTGCCATTCGTGAACTGGATGATGGTCGGGCGCTGGTGATGTTTGTGACGCGCAACGGTCCTGCCGATCGCGCCGGGATGCAGGTGGGGGCGGAACTGCTGGCGTTCAATGGCACGCCGGTCAAAGAAGCGATTGCCGCAGTTGAGCCGCTGGGCGGTCCGTTTTCGACCGATTTTGCGCTGCGCTATCAGCAGGCGCGCTACCTGTTGCGTGCGCCGGTTGGAACATCAGCGCAGGTGACCTTTGCCAATCCGCGCAGTGCGCCCCAGACGGTCACACTGCGCGCCGTCGAAGAGCGCGATAGTTTTCTTGCAACGTCGATCTATGAGGAGCGCAATCCGGCGGCGTTGCCGGTTGAGTTCGAGCAGCGACCGTCCGGTGTCGGGTATATTCGCATCAACGCCAATTACGACGATCTGAACCTGCTGATCAGGCTGTTTGAACGCGCGCTGAAGACGTTCGACGACCTGGATGTTCCCGGCATTATCATTGATATGCGCCAGAACAACGGCGGTGCGCCGCTCGGGCTTGCCGGTTTTCTGACCGATCAGGAGATCATTATCGGTCAGGATGAATACTATAGTGAACGCACCGGTCGTTTTGAGCCGGAAGGTCCGGTTGATAAAATTCTACCCAACCAGAATCAGTACCGTTTCGATAAAATTGCGCTGCTGGTGGGTCAGGCATGCTTCAGCGCGTGCGAGTATGAGTCGTATGGGTTCAGCAGGGTTCCAGGCGTGATCGTGGTTGGTGAAACGCCAACTGCGGGGGTGTACGCCGAAGTGTCGCGCGGGCAGTATGTATTGCCGGACGGTATCTTCCTGCAAGTCCCGACTGGTCGCACGCTGTTGCCCGATGGAACGCCGCTGCTGGAGGGCGTGGGGGTTGTGCCGACTATTCGCGTGCCGGTCACTGCGGAGACGGTGCTTTCTGATCGCGATGTGGTGCTGGAGCGGGCGGAGCGCGAGATCGTCGGGCGCTGA
- a CDS encoding ABC transporter permease → MPSQPERVPVGRQREGSPWTGLWAVVAKEMADHLTSVRMLILEVLIVLTAFGTVYAATQSLRAGAGGSFLFLNLFTTAREPLPAFVGFLGLLVPLIGIALAFDAVNGEFNQRTISKILAQPIYRDALLFGKFLAGLGALALTLSAIWLLIIGLGLLQLGAPPDGEEVVRILWFLLVTIFYGGIWLALAMLFSIVFRQPATAALASIAVWLFFTAFWGIIAGLLAQLLRPAPPGDALALIEQVQLELALARISPNTLYAEVALATLNPAVRALGLILPIQLHGSVPGSPLPAAQSVLLTWPHATGLIAATILIFALGYVLFQRQEIRA, encoded by the coding sequence ATGCCGTCGCAGCCTGAACGTGTTCCGGTTGGGCGACAGCGTGAAGGCTCTCCATGGACCGGTCTGTGGGCAGTGGTCGCAAAAGAGATGGCAGACCACCTGACCAGTGTGCGGATGTTGATCCTGGAAGTGCTGATCGTGCTGACCGCTTTCGGGACAGTGTATGCCGCAACGCAGAGTCTTCGCGCTGGCGCAGGCGGATCGTTTCTGTTTCTCAATCTGTTCACCACGGCGCGCGAGCCGTTGCCAGCGTTCGTTGGCTTTCTGGGGTTGCTCGTGCCGCTGATCGGCATTGCCCTGGCGTTCGATGCGGTCAACGGTGAGTTCAACCAGCGCACGATCTCAAAAATTCTGGCGCAGCCGATCTATCGAGATGCGCTGCTGTTCGGCAAATTCCTGGCTGGACTGGGGGCGCTGGCGCTGACGCTTTCAGCGATCTGGCTGCTGATTATTGGCTTAGGGCTGTTGCAGCTGGGAGCGCCGCCAGACGGCGAGGAAGTGGTGCGCATACTGTGGTTCCTGCTGGTGACCATCTTTTATGGCGGGATCTGGCTGGCGCTGGCGATGCTCTTTTCAATCGTCTTTCGTCAGCCAGCCACGGCAGCGCTGGCTTCAATCGCTGTCTGGCTGTTCTTCACCGCTTTTTGGGGGATCATTGCCGGTCTGCTGGCGCAACTGTTGCGCCCTGCACCACCTGGCGATGCGCTGGCATTGATCGAGCAGGTGCAGCTGGAACTTGCGCTGGCGCGCATATCGCCCAACACGCTCTATGCTGAAGTTGCGCTGGCGACGCTCAACCCGGCAGTGCGTGCGCTGGGGTTGATCCTGCCAATTCAGTTGCACGGGTCTGTGCCAGGGTCGCCACTGCCAGCTGCGCAGAGTGTGCTGCTGACCTGGCCGCATGCCACGGGTCTGATCGCAGCGACGATCCTGATCTTCGCGTTGGGGTATGTGCTCTTTCAGCGGCAGGAGATCCGCGCCTGA
- a CDS encoding ABC transporter ATP-binding protein, with protein MDEIVVECHELTRRYGDFVAVDSLNLTVRRGEIFGLLGPNGAGKTTTILMLLGLTEPTAGSVRVLGLDPTRQPLSIKARVGYLPDQVGFYDGLTARENLIYIAKLNGIRGREMQERIRESLEQVGLSDVADRQVRTFSRGMRQRLGVAEVLLKRPQLIVMDEPTLALDPEAVREFLELIRRLKSDGITIMLSSHLLHQVQAVCDRVGLFHKGRMVLEGTVHDLAQRVLGGAYRIHLEAEGGPAVEEALRRLPDVIQVVRDGVQTYHIETRSDLRADVARSVIEAGGKVLALSADIPRLDEIYARYFQKKEVAYAVAA; from the coding sequence ATGGACGAAATTGTTGTGGAGTGTCATGAACTGACCAGACGCTACGGCGACTTTGTCGCTGTTGATAGCCTGAATCTGACCGTGCGCAGAGGCGAGATTTTTGGGTTGTTGGGTCCGAACGGCGCCGGTAAAACGACGACCATCCTGATGTTGCTTGGTTTGACCGAGCCGACGGCGGGAAGTGTGCGGGTGCTGGGGCTGGACCCGACGCGCCAGCCGTTGAGCATCAAGGCGCGGGTTGGCTACCTGCCCGATCAGGTTGGTTTCTATGACGGGCTGACTGCACGCGAGAATCTGATCTACATTGCGAAGTTGAACGGTATTCGCGGCAGGGAGATGCAGGAACGCATCCGTGAGTCGCTGGAACAGGTCGGTTTGAGCGATGTCGCCGACCGGCAGGTGAGAACATTCTCACGCGGCATGCGGCAACGCCTGGGTGTCGCCGAAGTGCTGCTCAAGCGCCCGCAGTTGATTGTGATGGACGAGCCAACGCTGGCGCTGGACCCGGAGGCAGTGCGTGAGTTTCTTGAACTGATCCGGCGTCTCAAATCTGATGGGATCACGATTATGCTCTCATCGCACCTGCTCCACCAGGTGCAGGCGGTCTGCGACCGGGTAGGGCTATTCCACAAGGGGCGGATGGTGCTGGAAGGAACCGTCCACGATCTGGCGCAGCGTGTGCTTGGCGGTGCGTACCGTATTCATCTGGAGGCTGAAGGCGGACCCGCCGTCGAGGAAGCGCTGCGTCGTCTGCCTGACGTGATCCAGGTGGTACGTGATGGCGTCCAGACCTACCACATCGAGACGCGGAGCGATCTGCGCGCCGACGTAGCACGCAGTGTGATCGAGGCAGGGGGAAAGGTACTGGCGCTGAGCGCCGATATTCCGCGTCTCGATGAAATATATGCGCGCTATTTCCAGAAGAAAGAGGTGGCATATGCCGTCGCAGCCTGA
- a CDS encoding COG1470 family protein, translated as MRMFRIMGLAFTLLLALSGVNPVLAQDQQPQPAPQDLFLFTRYPVQEATIGDPVTIRLTLGSDTTPQIVRLAVRDLPEGWNASFRGDGKTVQAAYVAPKSDASLDLRIEPPENASAGDYRLTVVARGSAREVTLPIELILKAKEKSSAGLSFKVDLPMLRGTPDTTFRYNVTLKNESDRETPVSLLAEAPRGFLVDFRLSGQSITSVPFGPNESKSLSIEVKPFPDMPAGTYEITVLAQGGESQATTRLVAELTGQPKVVLTTPDGRLSGEARIGEKTAFTLIVQNTGSAPARNIQLSAVPPAGWTVEFEPKQIPELNSNQRVEVTANVQPSNQAIAGDYVVTFVARPDEGASESTEFRVTVLTSTLWGLVGVALIAVAVFGVGMAVMRFGRR; from the coding sequence ATGCGAATGTTTCGCATCATGGGGCTTGCTTTCACGCTTCTTCTGGCACTCAGCGGCGTGAATCCCGTGCTGGCGCAGGACCAGCAACCGCAACCGGCTCCGCAGGACCTTTTCCTCTTCACTCGTTACCCGGTTCAGGAAGCCACCATCGGCGATCCGGTGACGATCAGACTGACGCTGGGTAGCGATACGACGCCACAGATCGTGCGCCTTGCGGTGCGTGACCTTCCAGAGGGATGGAATGCCAGCTTCCGCGGCGACGGAAAGACCGTTCAGGCGGCGTATGTCGCTCCGAAAAGCGATGCATCGCTCGATCTGCGCATCGAGCCGCCAGAGAACGCATCGGCTGGCGACTATCGTTTGACGGTGGTTGCCCGCGGCAGCGCGCGCGAGGTAACCCTTCCAATTGAGTTGATCCTCAAAGCGAAGGAGAAATCGTCCGCCGGTTTATCGTTCAAAGTCGATCTGCCGATGCTGCGTGGAACGCCCGATACCACCTTTCGCTACAATGTGACCCTGAAGAATGAAAGCGATCGGGAGACGCCAGTCAGCCTGCTGGCTGAAGCGCCGCGCGGCTTTCTGGTCGATTTCAGGCTCTCCGGTCAGAGTATCACAAGCGTTCCCTTTGGACCGAACGAATCAAAGAGCCTGAGCATCGAAGTGAAGCCATTCCCGGATATGCCAGCAGGTACATACGAGATCACCGTGCTGGCGCAGGGTGGCGAGAGTCAGGCTACAACGCGACTCGTCGCCGAACTGACCGGTCAACCGAAGGTGGTGTTGACCACCCCTGACGGTCGTCTCTCCGGCGAAGCGCGCATCGGCGAGAAGACCGCGTTCACTCTCATTGTGCAGAATACCGGCAGCGCGCCAGCCCGGAACATTCAACTGAGCGCTGTGCCGCCAGCTGGCTGGACGGTTGAGTTCGAGCCGAAGCAGATTCCCGAACTGAACAGCAACCAGCGTGTCGAGGTGACGGCGAATGTCCAGCCATCGAACCAGGCGATTGCTGGCGACTATGTGGTCACCTTTGTGGCGCGCCCAGACGAAGGAGCATCAGAGTCAACCGAGTTCCGGGTGACCGTGCTGACATCGACCCTCTGGGGGCTTGTCGGCGTTGCCCTGATCGCGGTCGCTGTCTTTGGAGTGGGGATGGCAGTGATGCGCTTTGGGCGACGCTGA
- a CDS encoding ABC transporter ATP-binding protein produces MFKGWFRRRATVTATPSNSTYRHGNDTLIELRNVTKVFETAAGPFTALDNITLNVDRGEFVAIIGKSGSGKSTLMNMISGIDRPTSGEVFIGDTAVHTLNESEMAVWRGRNVGIVFQFFQLLPALSLVENVMLPMDFCNMFTPRERRERAMMLLDQVGMADQAHKLPSAISGGQQQRVAIARALANDPPIILADEPTGNLDSKTAQQVFTLFEKLVDQGKTILMVTHDSDMARRVSRAVIIADGRIVNEYVAQALPALTLDQLGWVMRHADIRTYAPGAVIIEQGSPADNFYIITRGDVEVFIEHPDGGEIIVNHLSTGSYFGEIGLLHQGRRTAGVRASFATGCDAAVLDQQEFHTLLAESEATRNAIERVARERHSRTQAATHDDM; encoded by the coding sequence GTGTTCAAAGGCTGGTTTCGACGCAGAGCAACCGTCACTGCCACACCGTCCAACAGCACCTATCGGCATGGCAACGACACGTTGATCGAACTGCGCAACGTCACCAAAGTATTCGAGACAGCCGCAGGACCCTTTACCGCCCTCGACAACATCACGCTCAATGTAGACCGCGGTGAATTCGTGGCGATCATCGGCAAGTCGGGAAGCGGCAAATCCACTCTTATGAACATGATCTCCGGGATCGACCGACCCACATCGGGCGAAGTGTTCATTGGCGATACCGCTGTACACACCCTGAACGAGAGTGAGATGGCCGTCTGGCGCGGGCGCAACGTCGGGATCGTGTTTCAGTTCTTCCAGTTGTTGCCCGCGCTCTCACTGGTCGAGAACGTGATGCTGCCGATGGACTTCTGCAACATGTTCACGCCGCGCGAACGACGCGAACGGGCGATGATGCTCCTCGATCAGGTCGGCATGGCCGACCAGGCGCATAAACTGCCATCCGCCATATCCGGCGGGCAGCAGCAACGAGTCGCCATTGCCCGCGCCCTCGCCAACGATCCGCCGATCATTCTTGCCGATGAGCCAACTGGCAACCTCGACTCGAAAACGGCGCAACAGGTGTTCACCCTCTTCGAGAAGCTGGTCGATCAGGGCAAAACGATCCTGATGGTCACCCACGACAGCGATATGGCGCGGCGTGTCAGTCGCGCTGTGATCATCGCCGACGGTCGGATCGTCAACGAATACGTTGCACAGGCGCTCCCCGCCCTGACGCTCGATCAACTGGGCTGGGTGATGCGTCACGCCGACATCCGCACGTATGCTCCCGGCGCTGTCATTATCGAGCAGGGCAGCCCGGCAGACAACTTCTACATCATTACCAGAGGGGACGTCGAGGTGTTCATCGAACATCCCGACGGCGGCGAAATCATTGTCAACCACCTGAGCACCGGTTCCTACTTCGGCGAAATCGGTCTGCTGCACCAGGGGCGTCGCACCGCTGGCGTGCGCGCCAGTTTTGCGACCGGCTGCGATGCGGCAGTGCTCGATCAGCAGGAGTTCCACACGTTACTGGCGGAATCGGAAGCCACCAGGAACGCCATTGAACGGGTTGCGCGCGAACGTCATTCACGAACGCAGGCAGCAACCCACGACGACATGTAG